A genomic segment from Oncorhynchus clarkii lewisi isolate Uvic-CL-2024 chromosome 14, UVic_Ocla_1.0, whole genome shotgun sequence encodes:
- the LOC139366313 gene encoding exosome complex component RRP40-like, giving the protein MGELQQIYFRFCFFFLDFLCHIYCFRYQKCTFTDMLSCFKDKVGDVLLPGDVFSFQMPESITDSKPEKVVCGPGLRRNGDEVLVCKSGILRHKQPNLYWIDSQQRRYVPGKGESVIGIITSKSGDIFKVDVGGSEQASLSYLAFEGATKRNRPNVQVGDLVYSQFIIANKDMEPELVCIDSCGRANGMGVFGAGGLLFKVSLGLVRRLLAPQSEIAKDLEKMFPFEIVVGMNGRVWVKSKTIQQTLIVANLLESCENMTAQQRQTLFRRVADGSI; this is encoded by the exons ATGGGTGAGCTACAACAAATATACTTCCGTTTTTGCTTTTTCTTCCTAGATTTCCTGTGTCACATTTATTGTTTCCGCTATCAGAAGTGCACATTTACAGACATGCTGAGTTGTTTCAAAGATAAAGTTGGTGATGTTTTATTACCAGGAGATGTATTTTCttttcaaatgcctgaaagtaTCACCGACAGCAAACCCGAGAAAGTTGTTTGTGGACCAGGGCTTCGGCGAAACGGAGATGAAGTTCTCGTTTGCAAAAGCGGAATCCTTCGACATAAACAACCGAATCTGTACTGGATAGACTCTCAGCAAAGGAGG TATGTTCCAGGGAAGGGGGAGAGTGTGATTGGCATCATAACTTCCAAGTCAGGTGACATCTTCAAGGTGGATGTAGGGGGGAGTGAGCAGGCGTCACTCTCCTACCTCGCCTTCGAGGGTGCTACCAAGAGGAATAGACCTAATGTGCAG GTGGGGGACCTGGTGTACTCTCAGTTCATCATTGCCAACAAAGACATGGAGCCGGAgctggtgtgtatagacagctgTGGACGAGCCAACGGGATGGGGGTGTTTGGAGCAGGCGGGCTTCTCTTCAAGGTATCCCTAGGACTTGTACGCAG GCTGCTGGCACCCCAGAGTGAGATAGCCAAGGACCTGGAGAAGATGTTTCCCTTTGAGATTGTGGTGGGGATGAACGGACGGGTGTGGGTCAAGTCCAAGACCATCCAGCAGACCCTCATCGTGGCCAACCTGCTGGAGAGCTGTGAGAACAT
- the LOC139366315 gene encoding probable pancreatic secretory proteinase inhibitor, which yields MNMIGKTLLLVCLAVFFSAVDAADQSRLYRRPSCGDMSQSQACPLNYSPVCGNDGNTYPNECSLCVHRLETNADILIVKDGSC from the exons ATGAACATGATTGGGAAAACTCTTTTGCTAGTCTGCCTGGCTGTCTTCTTTTCTGCAG TAGACGCAGCAGACCAGTCCAGACTCTACAGGAGG CCATCTTGTGGGGATATGAGCCAATCCCAGGCATGCCCGCTCAACTACTCCCCAGTGTGCGGTAATGATGGAAACACTTATCCCAACgagtgttctctgtgtgttcaCCGGCT GGAAACCAATGCAGACATCTTGATAGTGAAAGACGGAAGTTGCTGA
- the LOC139366314 gene encoding protein NipSnap homolog 3A: MFTVRNSFRRSSRLIENICLKNGYVALDCISTGPQQQQGTFYEFRTYRILPEKNAAFLKLTNEKIHLRTAHSELLGYWSVEYGGLNQVFHIWKYDSYAQRAGVRASLAQDPKWIEEYISKAMPMLMSQDNEVTYLVPWSKVDRPPKEGGVYELASFQMRPGGPAVWGEAFQAAVSTHAAGGHAHLVGVFHSEFGRLNKVNALWWYESPDQRAAVRHKAHGDARVVAAVRESVTYLESQTSKLMFPCRYSPLK; encoded by the exons ATGTTTACAGTAAGAAATTCATTTCGCAGATCGTCAAGGCTTATAGAAAATATTTGCTTGAAAAATGGTTACGTG GCTCTAGACTGTATTTCCACTGGCCCCCAGCAGCAACAAGGGACCTTCTATGAATTCCGTAcctacagaatccttccagagaAGAACGCTGCCTTCCTCAAGCTGACCAATGAGAAGATCCACCTGCGTACTGCTCACTCCGAGCTCCTGGGCTACTGGAGTGTAGAGTACGGAGGCTTGAACCAGGTCTTCCACATCTGGAAGTATG acagctatgctcAGCGGGCAGGTGTGCGCGCATCCTTGGCTCAGGACCCCAAATGGATTGAGGAGTACATCTCCAAGGCCATGCCCATGCTCATGTCTCAGGACAACGAGGTCACGTATTTAGTACCCTGGAGCAAGGTGGACAGGCCACCCAAGGAAGGTG GGGTATATGAGTTGGCATCGTTCCAGATGAGGCCAGGAGGCCCAGCAGTGTGGGGGGAGGCCTTCCAGGCTGCAGTCAGTACCCACGCTGCCGGGGGGCATGCCCACCTGGTAGGGGTCTTTCACAGCGAGTTTGGACGGCTCAACAAAG TCAATGCCCTGTGGTGGTATGAGAGTCCGGACCAACGGGCAGCAGTACGCCACAAAGCCCATGGTGATGCCAGGGTGGTGGCAGCCG TGAGGGAGAGTGTGACCTATCTGGAGTCGCAGACGAGCAAACTCATGTTCCCCTGCCGCTACTCTCCCCTCAAGTGA